One stretch of Bacteroidota bacterium DNA includes these proteins:
- a CDS encoding PorV/PorQ family protein, which translates to MINTLKKFSLVILVLALVVADFGIAGRGDKAGTAAAPMLLIPVGGRDIAMGASTVANSFGIEAVHYNPAGIAWGKKQSEAIFSHMNYIADIGVDYIGVSSNFAGFGVLALTIKSLSIGSIEITTENNPDGTGETFNPQFTTIGLTYANAMTDRISVGLTVNLISEQIDRASSSGIGFDFGVQYKNFANVGGLDLGVAIKNVGPQMQYEGPGLIRRGQVDDVIRSSSYYALTASKAELPSVIELGFAYKMSISEQSQLNLASIFQNQNLSDDEYKFGGEFVWDNTFFVRGGYNVSQDSYKESYIFGATFGAGISQNFDGLDFTFDYAYRDVQFFDANHVFSVKLGF; encoded by the coding sequence ATGATTAATACTCTTAAAAAATTCTCGCTGGTGATTCTTGTGCTGGCGTTGGTCGTAGCAGACTTCGGTATTGCCGGTAGAGGAGACAAAGCCGGCACCGCAGCTGCACCAATGCTGCTGATCCCGGTGGGAGGACGTGATATTGCCATGGGCGCTTCTACTGTTGCCAATTCATTTGGTATCGAAGCCGTACATTATAATCCAGCCGGTATAGCCTGGGGAAAGAAACAAAGCGAAGCGATCTTTTCTCACATGAATTATATTGCGGATATCGGTGTCGATTATATCGGTGTCAGCAGTAATTTTGCCGGCTTTGGAGTGCTTGCTCTTACCATCAAATCGTTATCGATCGGTTCTATTGAGATCACGACCGAAAACAATCCCGATGGAACCGGAGAAACATTTAATCCACAATTTACCACCATTGGACTTACTTACGCCAACGCAATGACGGATCGTATCTCTGTTGGGTTGACAGTCAATTTGATCTCTGAACAAATTGACAGAGCAAGTTCTAGCGGAATTGGTTTTGACTTTGGCGTTCAGTATAAAAACTTTGCCAATGTTGGTGGACTTGATCTCGGCGTTGCAATTAAAAACGTCGGACCGCAGATGCAATACGAAGGTCCGGGATTAATTCGCCGCGGCCAGGTTGACGATGTTATTCGATCGAGTTCATATTATGCATTGACCGCATCAAAAGCAGAACTTCCTTCTGTGATTGAACTTGGCTTTGCATACAAGATGAGCATCAGCGAGCAAAGTCAATTGAATTTAGCATCGATCTTCCAAAATCAAAACCTGTCCGATGATGAGTATAAATTCGGCGGAGAATTTGTTTGGGATAATACATTCTTTGTCCGTGGGGGATATAATGTCTCTCAGGATTCGTACAAAGAATCATATATCTTTGGAGCAACATTCGGAGCTGGAATTAGTCAGAATTTTGACGGTTTAGATTTCACGTTCGATTATGCATATCGTGATGTGCAATTTTTTGACGCAAATCATGTTTTTTCGGTAAAGTTAGGCTTTTAA